A genomic window from Synergistaceae bacterium includes:
- the alaS gene encoding alanine--tRNA ligase, with product MQYRKASELREMFIKFWEEKGAKHLPSFSLVPEDPSLLFTIAGMVPLKPYYLGIKEPEYPRVVTCQKCVRTNDIENVGRTARHHTFFEMLGNFTWGSYFKNEAISWAWEFLTERVGLDPERLYATIYLDDEEAFNAWRKFLPESKIYRFGQDDNYWFMGDTGPCGPCSEIYYDRGEKYSCGKPTCGVGCDCDRYMEIWNLVFTQFDRQKDGSLPLLPHKNIDTGMGLERLASVIQGVDTDYETDLFTPMIEHTCKRAGIAYGNNPRDDMAARVIADHVRSVAFMLADGVLPSNDGPGYVLRRLLRRAVRFGKLLGFDGLFLNEYMPILIDIMGDPYRELITQRPVIEQIITLEEEKFNKTLKQGTELFDAETSRLKSQGATEIPGDVIFTLYDTYGFPPELTREMAGELGFTVDDDGFKSAMNEQKERARASSKQKKSALAGDVYLEIENENGATNFTGYTKSADTGKIIALVTKDGRADSVTCPGEFEVVLDTTPFYAERGGEVGDTGTITASGLTLRVLSTIPHGKITVHTVKAETPGEIHVGDEVMSIADDERRSAIRRNHTATHLLHEALGRVLGRHVRQAGSLVTEKFLRFDFTHHSAVTDSEIAEAERLVNAEILANIEVNISEHTKDAAQSLGAKALFDEKYGDIVRVVDVPGFSMELCGGLHVSRTGDIGCFKILREESIGSGTRRIFAVTGMNVLDLLQKLFALRNSMTALLSTDEDGLADKAKALVDEVKTMKSQIQAAKLRELLDNSERFLEREEVSGVLLQIGRFPEIPANMLRDIGDKARAIPEANAVILASVSSDESCQLVVMADEKSVNMGVNAGDLVKEACKILGGKGGGRKNLAQGGGREGSKLDEALARIRELVKSQVRA from the coding sequence ATGCAGTACCGCAAAGCCTCAGAATTACGCGAGATGTTCATAAAGTTCTGGGAAGAGAAAGGTGCGAAACATCTCCCAAGTTTTTCCCTCGTCCCTGAAGACCCGTCATTACTCTTCACCATCGCTGGAATGGTACCCCTAAAGCCGTACTATCTCGGCATAAAGGAGCCTGAATACCCCCGTGTTGTAACCTGTCAGAAATGTGTACGCACGAATGACATTGAGAATGTCGGACGGACGGCCAGACATCACACATTCTTTGAGATGCTCGGAAATTTCACATGGGGCAGCTACTTCAAGAACGAGGCTATATCATGGGCGTGGGAATTTCTGACGGAAAGAGTCGGGCTTGACCCTGAGAGACTCTACGCAACAATATATCTTGACGATGAGGAAGCCTTCAATGCGTGGCGTAAATTTCTCCCTGAGAGCAAAATTTACCGTTTCGGGCAGGATGATAATTACTGGTTCATGGGCGACACAGGGCCGTGCGGGCCGTGCAGTGAGATTTATTACGACCGCGGGGAAAAGTATTCTTGCGGTAAACCCACATGCGGAGTCGGCTGCGACTGCGACAGGTACATGGAGATATGGAATCTCGTCTTCACCCAGTTCGACAGGCAGAAGGACGGCTCACTCCCCTTATTGCCTCACAAGAATATTGATACGGGGATGGGACTTGAGCGGCTCGCGTCAGTGATTCAGGGAGTCGATACGGATTACGAGACTGATTTATTCACGCCTATGATTGAGCATACCTGCAAGCGCGCCGGAATAGCTTACGGGAATAATCCTCGTGATGACATGGCCGCAAGGGTCATCGCCGATCACGTTCGGAGCGTTGCCTTCATGCTTGCTGACGGGGTATTACCCTCAAACGATGGGCCGGGATATGTCCTGCGGAGACTCCTTCGGCGGGCTGTGAGATTCGGTAAACTTCTCGGCTTTGATGGACTCTTCCTGAATGAGTACATGCCGATTCTGATTGATATTATGGGCGACCCTTACCGCGAATTAATCACGCAAAGGCCGGTAATCGAGCAGATAATCACGCTTGAGGAGGAGAAATTCAACAAGACTCTGAAGCAGGGAACAGAATTATTTGACGCAGAAACATCACGCCTGAAATCACAGGGAGCGACAGAGATTCCCGGAGATGTCATCTTCACGCTGTACGACACATACGGATTCCCCCCTGAGCTGACTCGCGAAATGGCCGGGGAATTAGGATTTACGGTTGACGATGACGGCTTCAAGTCGGCCATGAATGAGCAGAAAGAACGCGCAAGAGCCTCAAGCAAGCAGAAGAAAAGCGCATTGGCCGGGGACGTATATCTCGAAATCGAGAACGAGAACGGAGCAACAAATTTCACTGGCTACACTAAATCAGCAGACACAGGAAAAATTATCGCCCTCGTAACAAAAGACGGAAGAGCCGACTCCGTAACATGTCCCGGAGAATTTGAGGTTGTACTTGATACGACTCCTTTCTACGCTGAAAGGGGCGGTGAAGTCGGCGACACAGGCACGATTACGGCCAGCGGATTAACGCTGCGAGTCCTCAGCACGATTCCGCACGGGAAAATCACAGTCCACACCGTAAAAGCAGAGACTCCCGGAGAGATTCATGTGGGCGATGAAGTGATGAGCATTGCTGACGATGAGAGACGCTCCGCAATCCGCAGAAATCATACGGCGACTCACTTATTGCACGAGGCATTAGGGCGTGTATTGGGACGGCACGTAAGGCAGGCAGGCTCACTCGTAACAGAAAAATTTTTGCGGTTCGATTTCACCCATCATTCAGCAGTAACAGACTCCGAAATTGCAGAGGCCGAAAGACTCGTGAACGCCGAAATTTTAGCCAACATTGAGGTGAATATCTCCGAGCATACGAAAGACGCGGCGCAGTCTCTCGGAGCTAAAGCACTCTTTGATGAGAAATACGGCGACATTGTGAGGGTTGTTGACGTTCCTGGCTTCTCGATGGAGTTATGCGGGGGGCTTCACGTTTCGCGGACGGGTGATATTGGGTGCTTCAAGATTCTGCGCGAGGAGAGTATCGGATCAGGGACACGGAGAATTTTTGCGGTTACGGGAATGAATGTTCTTGACTTGCTGCAGAAATTATTTGCGCTTAGAAACTCAATGACCGCTCTGTTATCGACAGACGAGGACGGACTCGCCGACAAAGCAAAGGCGCTCGTTGACGAAGTGAAGACAATGAAATCACAGATTCAGGCGGCGAAATTGCGCGAGCTTCTCGACAACTCAGAGAGATTCTTAGAGCGTGAAGAGGTCAGCGGAGTCTTGCTGCAGATTGGGAGATTCCCGGAAATCCCCGCGAATATGCTGCGTGATATCGGCGACAAAGCGCGGGCAATACCTGAAGCAAACGCTGTAATTCTCGCGTCAGTCAGCAGTGATGAGTCGTGCCAGCTCGTAGTCATGGCCGATGAGAAATCCGTGAACATGGGAGTCAATGCCGGCGATCTCGTGAAGGAAGCGTGCAAAATTCTCGGCGGTAAAGGAGGCGGGCGCAAAAATCTAGCACAGGGAGGAGGGCGTGAAGGCTCAAAACTTGACGAAGCCTTAGCGCGTATTCGTGAGCTTGTGAAATCACAGGTTAGGGCGTAA
- the cobA gene encoding uroporphyrinogen-III C-methyltransferase: MIYIVGAGPGDSGLLTLRGYEVLRRADVVIYDHLVGEGILAMIPSEAEIIDAGKYAGRHKMAQREIESAMIDRARAGKTVVRLKGGDPYIFGRGGEEAEALIRAGFSSAFEVIPGVTSAISVPECAGIPATHRDYCSGVSIFTAHDKNGNIPSLSESTSIFLMGAGNSESLQAKLIETMSPDTPCAIIENGTTPRQRTIRTALSRLHESVVRNNITPPAVIVVGHVASLNLEPRKNLPLSGKRVIITRPEGRAGKLSSLLRGIGAEVILMPTIKTSILHGSIDGVNLSGWDWAGFTSVTGVEALFSLLAETGRDIRGLGGAKIAAIGSATADALKSHGLRVDYVPEIFDGVHLAEGLSEMGGKILMFRAENGTPEIDTVFRNYGINAANVCIYRIDYVKLSRIPKFADIIIFTSSSTVRGFAASTDTLRESLAVCIGTQTADAAMSAGFERVRIAERATVEAIAEACT; this comes from the coding sequence GTGATATACATTGTGGGAGCCGGGCCGGGTGATTCGGGACTGCTGACTCTGAGGGGCTATGAGGTCTTGAGGCGGGCGGATGTCGTGATATATGATCATCTTGTCGGCGAGGGAATATTAGCGATGATTCCCAGTGAGGCAGAAATTATTGACGCGGGGAAATACGCAGGCCGCCACAAAATGGCACAGCGCGAAATAGAGTCGGCCATGATAGACCGTGCGAGGGCGGGAAAAACTGTAGTCCGTCTCAAAGGCGGAGACCCGTATATTTTCGGCAGGGGAGGCGAGGAGGCAGAAGCATTAATCCGGGCAGGATTCTCGTCAGCTTTCGAGGTTATCCCCGGCGTAACGTCAGCCATAAGCGTCCCGGAATGCGCCGGAATCCCCGCAACGCACCGGGATTACTGCTCAGGGGTCAGCATATTCACCGCTCACGACAAGAACGGAAATATACCGAGTCTCAGCGAGTCAACGTCAATATTTCTGATGGGTGCGGGAAATTCGGAGTCATTGCAGGCGAAATTGATTGAGACTATGAGTCCTGATACCCCTTGCGCCATAATCGAGAACGGAACAACACCAAGACAGCGCACGATTCGCACGGCACTTTCACGGCTTCATGAGTCAGTCGTCAGAAATAATATTACCCCTCCGGCGGTTATCGTTGTCGGCCATGTCGCGAGTCTAAATCTTGAGCCGCGAAAAAATTTGCCCCTGTCAGGAAAAAGAGTCATCATCACACGCCCTGAAGGGAGAGCCGGAAAATTATCGTCCCTCCTGCGCGGTATTGGCGCGGAAGTAATATTAATGCCGACGATAAAGACAAGCATACTTCACGGGAGCATTGACGGCGTGAATTTGTCGGGCTGGGACTGGGCTGGCTTCACGAGCGTAACGGGAGTCGAGGCTCTGTTCTCTCTTCTTGCTGAAACGGGGCGGGACATTCGCGGGCTTGGCGGTGCGAAAATTGCGGCGATAGGTAGTGCGACGGCGGACGCGCTGAAATCTCACGGGCTGAGAGTGGATTATGTGCCGGAAATATTTGACGGTGTTCACTTGGCGGAAGGGCTTTCGGAAATGGGCGGGAAGATTCTAATGTTCCGCGCAGAAAACGGGACTCCCGAAATTGATACGGTCTTCAGGAATTACGGAATTAATGCCGCGAATGTTTGTATTTACCGCATTGATTATGTAAAATTGTCGCGTATTCCAAAATTTGCGGACATAATAATATTCACATCGTCTTCAACTGTGAGGGGCTTTGCGGCCAGTACTGACACATTGCGGGAGTCGTTAGCGGTGTGTATTGGGACTCAGACGGCGGACGCGGCCATGAGTGCGGGATTTGAGCGTGTGAGAATTGCGGAGCGGGCAACAGTTGAAGCAATTGCTGAAGCCTGCACGTGA
- a CDS encoding MiaB/RimO family radical SAM methylthiotransferase: MGLPRRQSMGIKAGLMGRVYIHVFGCRTSLCEGEYIAGGLMSLGHEVTEDLTDDISSAVIVTCSVTQEADRKCRNLIRRARKVLGDEGILAVCGCWSQAVDSEAAREMGVDILAGTKGKRLIPDAVNDMMRHGRGFRDMRIREIFTPSEWEELPIISPVMHSRAFVKIQDGCDHFCTYCIIPYLRGRPVSRPPENIISEIHRLVDSGTKEVIFTGIHLGVYGRDIDTSLSELIRRAAKIDGLKRLRLGSLEPFCLDDELMSTLADCESFCQHLHLPLQSGDDGILSAMRRGYTARDFVRVCDSARSKISPDIHISTDIITGFPGENDSAFLHTLDIMRASGLGRVHVFPYSARRGTIAADMPGQVPSPVKAARTSEAISLGRELYESYARKFIGHEAEILIERDNRGHTRHYIEATCTGNDNEIVKAEVIRFDGSGLECVRRD, translated from the coding sequence GTGGGGCTGCCGCGCCGTCAAAGCATGGGGATAAAGGCCGGGTTAATGGGCAGGGTATATATTCACGTTTTCGGGTGCCGTACAAGTTTGTGCGAGGGGGAATATATTGCAGGCGGGCTAATGTCGCTCGGCCATGAAGTAACAGAAGACCTCACTGACGATATATCATCCGCCGTAATCGTAACATGCTCGGTTACGCAGGAGGCCGACAGGAAATGCAGAAACCTAATCCGCCGGGCGCGCAAAGTTTTAGGGGATGAGGGAATTTTGGCGGTGTGCGGGTGCTGGTCTCAGGCTGTGGACTCTGAAGCGGCGCGGGAAATGGGCGTTGACATTCTCGCAGGCACAAAGGGAAAACGCCTAATCCCTGACGCTGTGAATGACATGATGAGACACGGACGGGGCTTCAGGGATATGCGTATCAGGGAGATATTCACGCCGTCAGAATGGGAAGAGCTGCCGATAATTTCACCCGTTATGCATTCGCGTGCGTTCGTCAAAATTCAGGACGGCTGCGATCACTTCTGCACATACTGCATAATCCCATACCTTAGAGGAAGACCCGTAAGCCGCCCCCCCGAAAACATAATCAGCGAGATTCACCGCCTTGTCGACTCCGGCACAAAGGAAGTAATCTTCACGGGGATTCACCTGGGTGTCTACGGGCGCGATATTGATACATCACTTTCGGAGCTTATACGGAGAGCCGCAAAAATTGACGGGCTGAAACGACTCCGGCTAGGCTCGCTTGAACCTTTCTGCCTCGATGATGAATTGATGAGTACGCTTGCTGACTGTGAGTCATTCTGTCAACATTTACACCTGCCGTTACAGAGCGGTGATGACGGGATACTCTCGGCCATGAGACGCGGATATACTGCGCGGGATTTCGTGAGGGTATGCGATTCTGCGCGGTCAAAAATTTCGCCTGACATACACATTTCAACCGACATAATTACGGGCTTCCCCGGCGAAAATGACTCGGCGTTCCTTCACACGCTCGACATAATGAGGGCTTCAGGGTTAGGGCGTGTACACGTCTTCCCGTACTCAGCTAGGCGGGGGACAATCGCAGCAGACATGCCCGGGCAAGTTCCGAGTCCCGTGAAAGCCGCAAGAACTTCCGAGGCCATATCGCTTGGGCGGGAGCTGTACGAATCTTACGCCCGGAAATTTATCGGCCATGAGGCTGAAATTCTCATTGAGCGCGATAACAGGGGGCATACACGGCACTACATAGAGGCGACATGCACGGGCAATGACAACGAAATCGTGAAAGCTGAGGTGATTCGCTTTGACGGCTCCGGGCTTGAGTGTGTTCGCAGGGATTGA
- a CDS encoding sel1 repeat family protein: MRKISVFIAVMAAIIIMTPAAFGISYRYYAEPVTGINIESVRELFVRAMDKQSGDTYIEGDVKAQYELGVLFVEMYNATQFDGSVDYDEAKNYGKLFNLNQAAYWLRKAAYRDYAPAQYLLYNIGRWADVDSAPYMWLDKSVELGYARAQAQKADLELNKVDSMIHKGEDFTEALKQVIRLAEKSAEQGDAFGMYVLSRIYKNKRYPVYDESKSAEWEKKARKAAKNDPTIDFDDDDEEDLPKIREKKKK, encoded by the coding sequence ATGAGAAAAATAAGCGTGTTTATTGCGGTGATGGCGGCTATCATAATTATGACTCCGGCGGCGTTCGGAATATCATACAGATACTATGCTGAACCCGTAACAGGGATTAACATTGAGTCTGTCAGGGAGCTTTTTGTCAGGGCTATGGACAAGCAGAGCGGCGACACATATATTGAAGGGGATGTGAAAGCGCAGTATGAGCTGGGAGTGCTGTTTGTCGAAATGTACAATGCGACGCAGTTTGACGGCTCTGTTGATTATGACGAGGCGAAAAATTACGGAAAGCTCTTCAACCTGAATCAGGCGGCTTACTGGCTCAGGAAAGCGGCATACCGGGATTACGCCCCCGCGCAGTATCTTCTGTACAATATAGGACGCTGGGCAGATGTTGACAGTGCTCCGTATATGTGGCTCGATAAGTCTGTTGAGCTTGGCTACGCAAGAGCGCAGGCTCAGAAGGCAGATTTGGAGCTTAACAAAGTAGACAGCATGATTCACAAGGGGGAAGACTTCACAGAGGCATTGAAGCAAGTAATAAGGCTCGCGGAAAAATCAGCGGAACAGGGCGATGCGTTCGGAATGTATGTTCTCAGCAGAATATACAAAAATAAACGCTACCCGGTATATGATGAGTCAAAATCTGCTGAATGGGAGAAAAAAGCCAGGAAAGCAGCCAAGAATGACCCTACAATAGATTTTGACGATGATGATGAGGAAGACCTGCCGAAAATCAGAGAGAAGAAAAAGAAGTAA
- a CDS encoding slipin family protein, with protein sequence MVIDISDAGSILSSIGSIFVAGFVLLLIISSAVKIIPEYRRIVLFRLGRLVGSRGPGIVFIVPFIDKAVTVDLRILTLDVPVQEVITKDNVAIKVNAVVYFRVLDPAKSVVEVENYIVATSQLAQTTLRSVVGAVELDEVLSSREKINQELQNIIDERTDPWGIKVSAVEVKELELPEGMKRAMARQAEAERERRAKIIAAEGELQAAEKLSEAAHKMESSPVTLQLRYLQTIREISGERNTTTFFPIPVDLIQPFIDRLTRKEDKA encoded by the coding sequence ATGGTAATCGACATTAGCGACGCAGGAAGCATTCTGTCAAGCATAGGAAGCATATTTGTTGCGGGATTCGTTCTCCTGCTGATTATCTCGTCAGCAGTCAAAATCATTCCCGAATATCGGCGGATTGTTCTATTCAGGCTCGGAAGACTCGTAGGAAGCCGCGGGCCGGGAATCGTCTTCATTGTGCCATTTATCGACAAGGCAGTAACGGTTGACTTGAGGATTCTGACTCTTGATGTCCCCGTCCAGGAAGTAATCACAAAGGACAACGTAGCAATAAAGGTGAATGCTGTCGTGTATTTCCGCGTTCTTGACCCGGCGAAATCTGTCGTTGAGGTTGAGAATTACATCGTCGCAACAAGCCAATTAGCGCAGACTACGTTACGTTCAGTTGTGGGAGCTGTTGAGCTTGACGAGGTATTATCATCGAGGGAGAAAATCAATCAGGAATTGCAGAACATCATTGACGAGCGTACAGACCCCTGGGGAATCAAGGTCAGCGCGGTTGAAGTGAAAGAGCTTGAATTACCCGAAGGAATGAAGCGGGCTATGGCGCGTCAGGCAGAGGCAGAGAGAGAACGCAGAGCCAAAATCATCGCGGCTGAAGGAGAGTTACAGGCGGCGGAAAAACTTTCGGAGGCCGCTCACAAAATGGAGTCATCGCCCGTAACATTACAGCTCAGATATTTGCAGACGATACGCGAAATTTCCGGCGAGAGGAACACTACAACATTTTTCCCGATTCCTGTCGATCTCATTCAGCCGTTCATTGACAGACTCACACGTAAGGAGGATAAAGCGTAA
- the ruvX gene encoding Holliday junction resolvase RuvX, which produces MINGRVLALDIGTVRIGAAISDPLGITAQGLGVWNAENDEWRKDFDEAIRKYDPKIIVAGLPLRTDGKPSEAAIRISGIIDGLRAEYPGREFVFQDERFTTVIAQRAMIEADISRRKRKKNVDKVAAVIILEDWLESHRQ; this is translated from the coding sequence ATGATTAACGGCCGTGTACTTGCGCTTGACATCGGGACGGTGAGAATCGGAGCGGCAATTTCTGACCCTCTCGGAATAACCGCGCAGGGTCTCGGAGTCTGGAACGCTGAGAATGACGAATGGCGCAAAGATTTTGACGAGGCAATACGGAAGTATGACCCGAAAATTATTGTCGCGGGACTCCCTTTGCGGACTGACGGAAAACCCAGCGAGGCCGCAATCAGGATTTCAGGAATCATTGACGGACTGAGGGCGGAATATCCCGGGCGTGAGTTCGTGTTTCAGGATGAGAGATTCACGACGGTGATAGCACAGCGGGCGATGATTGAGGCAGATATTTCACGCAGGAAGCGGAAAAAGAATGTCGATAAAGTAGCGGCTGTGATAATTCTTGAAGACTGGCTAGAATCTCACAGGCAGTAA
- a CDS encoding 50S ribosomal protein L11 methyltransferase gives MQNYNFWWTVELSVPSAVRNRQHNEERLSTVAALTDSIGSEIFTENDFYGNELLFLRASYNGSIGIDEIIHHLLFILEDANFFGIQIARCYRVDNQAWDTQHYDAFPPLPVGKGLIVMAPWHEDDEIPEGRMPVYIYPASAFGTGYHESTQIALSLLEEIVKTGDTILDVGTGTGILFITALKLGAGKAIARDIDPDTLAEAKRNMNLNGINPKICDLSEGDLLKGFKGQVNILTANILLNPNITLLPDVRRVLKPKGFAIFSGMTNVERHMFVSVMESSRLEIEREMRIGDWWGCRAVKAWG, from the coding sequence ATGCAGAACTATAATTTCTGGTGGACTGTTGAATTAAGCGTACCAAGCGCAGTCCGTAACCGTCAGCACAATGAAGAGAGACTCAGCACTGTGGCGGCTCTCACGGATTCTATTGGGTCAGAAATTTTCACGGAGAATGATTTTTACGGCAATGAACTTCTGTTCCTGCGGGCAAGCTATAACGGCTCTATAGGAATCGACGAAATAATACATCACCTGCTGTTTATTCTTGAGGACGCGAATTTTTTCGGGATTCAAATTGCGCGGTGCTACAGGGTCGATAATCAGGCGTGGGACACACAGCACTATGACGCATTCCCCCCTCTGCCCGTCGGGAAGGGATTAATCGTTATGGCTCCGTGGCATGAGGATGACGAGATCCCGGAAGGACGTATGCCCGTCTACATTTACCCGGCCAGCGCGTTCGGGACAGGGTATCACGAAAGCACACAGATTGCTTTGTCGCTGCTTGAGGAAATTGTGAAGACGGGAGACACGATTCTTGACGTAGGCACAGGCACCGGGATTCTATTTATCACTGCGCTGAAGCTCGGAGCAGGAAAGGCAATCGCAAGAGACATTGACCCCGATACATTAGCCGAGGCAAAACGAAACATGAATCTCAACGGCATTAACCCGAAAATCTGCGACCTCTCAGAAGGCGACCTCCTAAAAGGCTTCAAGGGACAAGTAAACATACTCACCGCAAATATACTCCTCAATCCAAATATTACCCTTCTGCCTGACGTAAGAAGAGTCCTAAAGCCCAAGGGGTTCGCGATATTTTCCGGGATGACTAACGTAGAGCGTCATATGTTCGTGTCAGTGATGGAGTCATCGCGTCTTGAGATTGAGCGCGAAATGAGAATAGGCGACTGGTGGGGCTGCCGCGCCGTCAAAGCATGGGGATAA
- a CDS encoding alpha/beta hydrolase, protein MRKIFLALLLVAVMCSFSFADEKFESKIFPVELTKNPINLYENIPFNSGKERGSQMFTLAMDILQPDSKEPLPLIVYISGGGFIMAPKNNWIQQRMRLAEAGYVVASIEYRHAPLSKFPLPLEDCKLAIRWLRAHASQYNIDVNRVGVLGNSAGGYLSSFVGVTNGNKEFDKGDYLEYSSEVLCAADIFGISEVMSIGDDYPEEERKLHDSAGITEAMWVKGVPGFGGPDGGVKDFPEESKKASPLYYVSEKSAPMLLMHGDKDKSVSPSQTDKLYQELRAKGVEAERYVIPGAAHGGPHWVQEPVMKIMVDFFDKYLKK, encoded by the coding sequence ATGCGTAAAATTTTTCTTGCGTTGTTACTTGTCGCGGTAATGTGTTCGTTTTCTTTTGCTGATGAGAAATTCGAGAGCAAAATTTTCCCCGTTGAGCTGACGAAAAATCCCATCAATCTTTACGAGAATATACCGTTCAATTCCGGGAAAGAGCGCGGGAGTCAGATGTTCACGCTTGCAATGGACATTCTTCAGCCGGACAGCAAAGAGCCTCTGCCGTTAATCGTGTACATATCCGGGGGCGGTTTCATAATGGCACCGAAAAACAACTGGATTCAGCAGAGAATGAGACTCGCGGAGGCCGGTTACGTTGTGGCCAGCATTGAATACCGTCATGCGCCGCTGTCAAAGTTCCCGCTTCCTTTGGAGGACTGCAAACTTGCTATAAGATGGCTCCGCGCCCATGCGAGTCAGTACAACATTGACGTGAACAGAGTCGGCGTACTGGGAAACAGCGCGGGGGGCTATCTCTCGTCATTCGTGGGAGTAACGAACGGTAACAAGGAGTTCGACAAGGGCGACTACCTAGAGTACTCAAGCGAGGTATTATGCGCGGCGGACATTTTCGGCATATCGGAAGTCATGAGCATAGGGGACGACTACCCGGAGGAAGAGCGAAAGCTCCACGACTCAGCCGGAATCACCGAGGCGATGTGGGTCAAAGGCGTTCCGGGGTTCGGGGGGCCTGACGGAGGAGTCAAGGATTTCCCGGAGGAGTCAAAGAAGGCAAGCCCGCTGTATTATGTCAGCGAGAAATCCGCGCCCATGCTGCTTATGCACGGGGACAAGGACAAATCAGTGTCGCCGAGTCAGACGGACAAACTGTATCAGGAACTGAGGGCGAAAGGTGTTGAGGCTGAAAGGTACGTTATCCCCGGAGCTGCTCACGGGGGGCCGCACTGGGTTCAGGAGCCTGTCATGAAAATTATGGTGGACTTTTTCGACAAGTATCTCAAGAAATAG
- a CDS encoding CapA family protein: MKKLCVLMLMMFCGSACAETRARFLFIGDIMIHDQQLDAARRKDGTYDFTPSFRRVKPLLRDSFLVGNLETVFAGEGKKLRYAGFPLFNTPDSFIGNLSGDLGVDLLTLANNHIFDRGADGARRTAEILTSSDIPWLGLGVGDIPSNDAIILSNNGIRVAFVNHSYGSNLWPKSSDVHLNVYGDDDISASMTRARALSPDIIIALFHWGNEYHYKPNVHQKRAANTAFREGASLVVGTHPHVLQPVDVIVSGDTVKAVAWSLGNFVSFQRTRPRERSVILSAEFVKSDDGETRLAAVGIAPLYVVAPGSKRTEVTYAGDNESLIVSLDFDGLNKSQVNNLRSIGHAVNEFLGAQKDFDGYGFNVLWTEESPDMFPKSRRKSPM; this comes from the coding sequence ATGAAGAAATTGTGCGTGTTAATGCTGATGATGTTTTGCGGAAGTGCCTGCGCTGAGACTAGAGCGCGTTTTCTGTTCATAGGGGACATAATGATTCATGACCAGCAGTTAGACGCGGCCAGGCGCAAAGATGGCACGTATGATTTCACGCCGTCATTCAGGAGGGTGAAGCCGTTACTGCGGGACTCGTTCCTTGTGGGAAATCTTGAGACAGTTTTCGCCGGGGAAGGAAAGAAATTGCGTTACGCGGGATTTCCCCTCTTCAACACGCCTGACTCATTCATTGGGAATCTGTCGGGCGATTTGGGTGTTGACTTGCTGACTCTGGCGAACAATCATATTTTTGACCGAGGCGCGGACGGTGCGAGGCGAACGGCGGAAATCCTGACATCCTCCGATATTCCGTGGCTAGGACTGGGAGTCGGCGATATTCCCTCGAATGACGCAATAATCCTCAGCAACAACGGAATCCGGGTGGCGTTCGTCAATCACTCATACGGGAGTAATTTGTGGCCGAAATCATCGGATGTTCACCTTAATGTTTACGGAGACGATGACATTTCTGCGAGCATGACCCGCGCAAGGGCATTGAGTCCCGATATAATCATCGCGCTTTTCCACTGGGGCAACGAGTACCACTACAAGCCGAATGTCCATCAGAAGAGAGCCGCAAATACTGCCTTCCGCGAGGGAGCGTCATTAGTCGTTGGGACACACCCGCATGTGCTTCAGCCTGTTGACGTTATTGTGAGCGGGGACACTGTGAAGGCTGTAGCGTGGTCATTGGGAAATTTCGTATCATTTCAGAGGACTCGCCCGCGTGAAAGAAGCGTGATATTGTCGGCGGAGTTCGTGAAGAGTGATGACGGTGAAACGAGGCTTGCGGCTGTCGGGATTGCTCCGCTGTATGTAGTTGCGCCCGGCTCAAAGCGGACGGAGGTAACTTACGCGGGGGATAATGAGTCGCTGATTGTGTCGCTAGATTTTGACGGTCTGAACAAGTCGCAGGTGAATAATCTGCGGAGTATCGGCCATGCTGTGAATGAATTTCTCGGAGCGCAGAAAGATTTTGACGGTTACGGCTTTAATGTTCTGTGGACGGAAGAGAGTCCCGACATGTTTCCCAAGAGCCGCAGAAAATCTCCGATGTAG